The Sphaerochaeta sp. sequence TCCGCCCAGCGTGGAGACGCCACCGATGACCGACGCCGCGACGGCGTACAGCTCGTAGCTGTTGCCGGCATCCATCGCTCCCATGCCTGCCGACGCGCACTGGGTAAGGCCGACGACGCAGGAACAGATCGAAGCGATCAAATAGACCTTCATCGTGGTGGACAGAATGCTCACCCCGGAGAGCTTGGCCGCCTCCGGATTGGAGCCGACGGCGTAGATGTGCCGTCCGGTACGGGTTCGGGAGAGGATGAAGTCGAAGATCACCCACAGCACGATGGCGATCCAGACGGTGGAGTAGATACCCAGGAACTTGCCGTAGTAAAAGAAGTTCCGGAACCCTTCGGCGGCATGCCCGATGCTGTCCGTGTTGTAGTTGTTGTTGGCGATCTGGGCGATACCGCGGGCGATGGTCATCGTACCGAGCGTCCCGATGAACGGCGGCAGTTTGCATCCCGCCACCAGAAAGCCGTTGATCGCGCCGATGCCAATGCAGGCGATGAACGTCAGCACCACCGACACCCACGGGTTCAACCCTTTGGTCATCAGCGTCGCGCTGATCATCGTCGACATGCCGACCACCGAACCGATGGAAAGGTCGATGTTCCCGGTAATCAACACGTAGCTCTGTCCGATGCCGATCAACAGGATCGGCGCAATCTGCCTGAGGAGGTTGTTGATGTTTCTGCCGGAAAAGAACGTCGGGTTCAGGATTCCAAACACCACGCACAACAATATCAGACCGACGGTGACGGTAAGCACCTGTCCCATGCCACGATTCGCCGTCACTTTCTTCTTGTTCTCCATATCCTCAGCCTACCTTTTTCTGAAATGTGGTCGCCAGCGTCAGGATTTTCTCCTGCGTCGCCTCGTCCCGCATCATCTCGCCGGTCACATATCCCTCGCACATGACGATGATGCGGTCCGACATCCCCAGGATTTCCGGCATCTCCGAGGAGACGAACACCACACCGATGCCTTTCTGTTTCAGTTCGTTCATCAACTGGTAGATCTCCACCTTGGCTGCGACATCAATGCCCCGTGTCGGCTCGTCGAAGATCACCACGCGGCTGTTGCGGGACAGCCACTTGGCCACCACCACCTTCTGCTGGTTTCCCCCAGAAAGCGAGGCTGCGGACACTTCCCCGCTGGGAAGCTTGATGCTCAGTCCTTCCACCGCCTTGTCCACCATCCGTTTCTCCGCCTTCCGATCCACCACTCCGTAGTGGCAGAGCTGGTCCAGGTTGGGAAGGGAGATGTTCTCCCGGACGGGAAGCTTGACGCAGAGGCCATCCTTCTTCCGGTCTTCCGGAGCCAGCACCACCCCTTGGCGGATGGCGTCCATCGGGCGGGTGATGGTGATCGGCTTTCCGTCCAACAGAATCTCTCCGGATTCTTTGGGATCGGCGCCGAAGATGGCGCGGGTCGTTTCGGTGCGCCCGGCGCCCATCAGGCCGGCGATGCCCAGAATCTCCCCTTCCCGGACGGAGAAGGAGACATCATGGACCATTTTTCCTGCATTCAGGTGGTTCACCTGGAAGATTGTTTTTCCTACCGGTTCCTCGACCCGTGGGAATTTCTCCTTGATCTCCCTCCCCACCATGTATGCGACGATCTGGTCCATGGAGAGATCCTTGAAGTTCCCCTGCGTGATGAACTTGCCGTCCCGCATGATGGTCACCCGGTCGACGATGTGCTGCAACTCCTCCAGACGGTGGGAGATGTAGATGATGCCGTGCCCTTCCTTCTTCAGCTTGGTGATGATCCGAAACAGCTCGGTGATCTCCTTGCTGGTCAGTGAAGAGGTTGGCTCGTCCATGATCAGAATCTTCGCGTTGATGGACAGCGCCTTGGCGATCTCCACCATCTGCTGTTTGGATACGGCAAGTTCGCCCACCAGGGCGTTGGGATCCAGGTCGATGGAAAGCTCGTCCAGAATCTTCTGGGACTGGCGGACCATCTCCGCCTGGTCCAGGATGCCGCCTTTTCTGCAGATCTCCCGACCGAGGAAGATGTTCTCCGCCACCGTCAGGTGCTGGCACATGTTCAGTTCCTGGTGGATGATGGCCACGCCAAGCTTCTTGGCGATGTTCGGCGTGATCTCCCCCACTTCCTTCCCGAAAATCCTGATGGTTCCGCTGTCGCGGGTATAGACACCGGAGAGGATCTTCACCAACGTGGACTTGCCGGCTCCGTTTTCCCCGAGGAGCGCCATGCATTCCCCTTTGCGCAGGGAAAAACTGACATCATCCAGCGCTTGCACGCCGGGGAACGCCTTGGAGATGTGCTGCATCTCCACGATGGTCTCTTCCATTCCTCTCCCTCCTTCCAACGATAGTCTCACCCTGTTTCGGAAAACCGACCAGTTGGAACCTTTTACGGAAAGGGGGAATCTTTTCCGGTCAACGGGTGACCAGTCCGTACGCCGCCGCTTCCTCAAACTCAGACGGGATGAACTGCCGTTTGACCACGCCACCGTCCAGAAGCACCAGACGGGAGGCGACCCGGAGACTGTCCGACAGGGACAGGGCGAGGATCACGATGGCGATGCCTTTGTCCAGCAGGCGGGAGAGGTGACGGATCAGGCGGATCCGTTGGTACATGGCAAGTCCGGCAAACGGCTGGGTGACACAGAGGACCTTGGGATTATCCAGATCAACCCGCCAGTAGATCAGATCGTACAGCTCTTCCTGGCTCAGACCGGAGAGGTCCTTGGCATCCACCACATCCCCCACCCGGGGGCGGAACTCGGCGGCGAGGTTTTCCTGGTAGCGATGGATCCGGTAGAACCCTTTGACCTTGTCTCCTGCGCGGATGGCAAGGTTGTCCAGGTAGCTCATGCTGGGGAACACCACCTTCCCGATGGGGTCGGACGGGATGAACTCCCACTGGCCGGAGGCAAGCGTGATGTGGTACTCCTCCGTCCCGCCCTGGCTGAGCGCCTCTGCGAAGCGGGGGATCGTCCCCTGCTCCAGATCCAACAGGACCAGGCACCTGCCGGAGAAGAGCGGCAGGGAGAACAACGGCCCGTCCAACGTCCCGATGACCTGGGCTTCCGTCTTGTCGTCGGATGCAGCCAACGCCGTCAA is a genomic window containing:
- a CDS encoding sugar ABC transporter ATP-binding protein: MEETIVEMQHISKAFPGVQALDDVSFSLRKGECMALLGENGAGKSTLVKILSGVYTRDSGTIRIFGKEVGEITPNIAKKLGVAIIHQELNMCQHLTVAENIFLGREICRKGGILDQAEMVRQSQKILDELSIDLDPNALVGELAVSKQQMVEIAKALSINAKILIMDEPTSSLTSKEITELFRIITKLKKEGHGIIYISHRLEELQHIVDRVTIMRDGKFITQGNFKDLSMDQIVAYMVGREIKEKFPRVEEPVGKTIFQVNHLNAGKMVHDVSFSVREGEILGIAGLMGAGRTETTRAIFGADPKESGEILLDGKPITITRPMDAIRQGVVLAPEDRKKDGLCVKLPVRENISLPNLDQLCHYGVVDRKAEKRMVDKAVEGLSIKLPSGEVSAASLSGGNQQKVVVAKWLSRNSRVVIFDEPTRGIDVAAKVEIYQLMNELKQKGIGVVFVSSEMPEILGMSDRIIVMCEGYVTGEMMRDEATQEKILTLATTFQKKVG
- a CDS encoding ABC transporter permease, whose amino-acid sequence is MENKKKVTANRGMGQVLTVTVGLILLCVVFGILNPTFFSGRNINNLLRQIAPILLIGIGQSYVLITGNIDLSIGSVVGMSTMISATLMTKGLNPWVSVVLTFIACIGIGAINGFLVAGCKLPPFIGTLGTMTIARGIAQIANNNYNTDSIGHAAEGFRNFFYYGKFLGIYSTVWIAIVLWVIFDFILSRTRTGRHIYAVGSNPEAAKLSGVSILSTTMKVYLIASICSCVVGLTQCASAGMGAMDAGNSYELYAVAASVIGGVSTLGGQGILLGTVVGAAIWGVLQNGLQFAGAPVAIRNIVIGIIVVVSVLLDVVVRSGKTVKLGRKKA